The sequence below is a genomic window from Anomalospiza imberbis isolate Cuckoo-Finch-1a 21T00152 chromosome 17, ASM3175350v1, whole genome shotgun sequence.
AGTGCTGCAAAGCTGATGGGCCCTTGCTCAAGTCAAACAGCTGCACGTTaggatcccattcccacctGTTCCCAAACCTAGCACAATTTCACCAGCCCTCTAACCAAAGGATCAACCACTTTATACAATTGGCAATGAGTCTTTTACCTTTCCTTAAATGTTTTATTCCTGCTTTCCATCCCTTCCAAAGCTGTTTCACTCTGCTGCTTGGTGCAGGGTCACTGTCAGTGCAGCTCCGGGTCCCACAGGCTGTGTCCTACATCTGCTTTGGGCATTTCTGGTTCTGCACAGCAGCTCAGTGACACTGGAAGTCCTGCTGTTGTGATGTTTCTGAGCCAGTAATAAAGGAATTTTGATTTGAGCCAGCACTGGAGGGAGGAAACGATGCTGTTGGTTCAAGCAAGTGGTgtgggctgcagcagcctctgctggggctgcaggacagagtcaccccagcagtgacaggtCAGAAACCTCTCTGCAAAGGAATCCCTGTGTGAGCACCTCCGAGCTCAGGTACTGCTCTCAGAGGAAACTGGGACCCATCCTGTCGTGGGTTCCTACTGTGCATCTGAAAATTACCATTTGGAACTGGCTCGCATAAAATACACTGATGTCCCTTTTTCTAGGTAACCCAGAATAGAAATTGTAATATCAAAGGAGACAGCtcttggttggttggtttgtttgttggggCCAGTCTCCACAGGTGTGTGACGCTTCAGCAGGTGGCCAGAGCCGATATTTCAGCTTCCTTCCACAGAGGGAGAGTGcagctctccagctccctcaccTGTGACCTGTGTGTAGCTCAGTGCACAGGACTTGTTCTGACACTCAGGAGGAATCTCTGTAACTCTGAACTGCTTGTGTTACCCCGCCTGAAGTGCCAGGCTGCTTGTGGCTGTCCCTAAGGCCAGTGGCACTTCAGACTGTGCTACAGCAGTTGACAAGGGCTGCATTGGCACCATGCTAAATGGAACAAAAGCTGTAGGCAAACTACAAGGgtggaaatcccaaatttttggTTCCTCATTTGAGATTGGTTTAAAAATCAGGTTTGTGCTTTGATCACAAGGAAGAGGTTTGGTGACTTTAAGGGCTTGTGTAGCCTGTGTCTTGGTAAGCTTACATCCTGTTCACCAAAAAAAACAGTTTGGATTTCCATCTTTGCTATTAAAGCGTGTAATGGATAAAGACACTGAAATAGCTTAAGTTATAGCTCCATACTACATCTATCAAGTTTGGCAGATTCAGGTAGGCAGTATCTCATCTGCATACAGTCTCATTTCCTCAAACAGTCCTGCTTTCCCCCAGAAAGGAGCTCACAGGGACCTTTTCTTacagctcagctgcagggaggaagcTTTTTGTGACCGATAGGCAAAGACACTTCTGACTCAGCCTCTCCTGCCAAGGTCATGGTTAAACCCTTGAGGGACCCCTTGGCACTCACCACGTCATGTGTATGTTCATGTGATCAGCTTTTTAGGGGCTGATCTGCCGCCAGAAATGGGAGAGAATTGAAGGTTTGAGACAGTTGCAGGGGGCTCGTGAGTGTTGTTTAGAAAGGTTGTGTAGAGAATATCATGGGTGTTATTGTGCTAAGTGCAGTTGAATATTTAGTCTGTGCTCTGTTCTCTGTTCAAGGACTATCGGACAAAGCCCTTTTGCTGCAGCGCATGTCCCTTCTCCTCGAAGTTCTTTTCAGCCTACAAAAGCCACTTCCGGAATGTTCACAGCGAAGACTTTGAGAACAGGATCCTGCTCAACTGCCCCTACTGTACCTTCAACGCGGACAAAAAGACTTTGGAAACGCACATTAAAATATTCCATGCTCCCAATGCCAATACACCGAGTGGAGGCATCAGCACTTTCAAAGATAAAAACAAACACGAGAGCCTTAAACCCAAGCAGGCTGACAGTGTGGAACAAGCTGTTTATTACTGTAAGAAGTGCACTTACCGTGACCCGCTCTACGAAATCGTTCGGAAGCACATTTACAGGGAACATTTTCAGCACGTTGCTGCTCCTTACGTAGCCAAGGGAGGCGAAAAGTCCCTCAATGGTGCGGTTCCGTTGAGCTCCAGTGCCCGAGAGGAGGGGGGTATCCACTGCAAACGATGCCTTTTCATGCCGAAATCCTACGAAGCTTTAGTCCAGCACGTGATCGAAGACCACGAACGGATCGGATACCAGGTCACGGCAATGATAGGTCACACCAACGTAGTGGTTCCGAGATCCAAACCTTTGATGCTAATAGCTCCCAAACCCCAGGATAAAAAGCCTATGGGACTCCCTCAGAGGATGGGTGCCCTCTCTGCTGGCAGCGTCCGCTCACTCTCGTCACAGCAGATGATGAACAGACTCACTATACCAAAGCCCACATTAAATTCTGCGGGAGTCAATATGATGTCAAATGTTCACCTACAGCAGAACAATTACGGGGTTAAATCAGTCCCCCCCAGTTACGTTGGTCAGCCAGGGGGGAGGCTCAGCCTCAGTGGCAATGCACCTGTTTCTCTTTCCCAACAATCACAAAGCATGAAACAGTTTTCAGCGAGTGGCAATGGAAGGCCTTACACtctgggaggggagcagaggTCCCAGGCCTCAGCCAGGTACTCGCTGCAGTCTGCCAACTCCTCCTCGCTGTCTTCGGCACAGCTCAAACAGACGTCGCTGTCGCAGTCCCAGGCAGCATCCAGAGCTCTGGGTCAGTCTGGCTCCAAATCCCCCGTGGCTGCTACAGGTCCTTCCGCTGTCAACACCTCGTCCACGCAGAAGTGGAAAATCTGTACAATCTGCAATGAGCTGTTCCCCGAAAACGTGTACAGTGTGCACTTTGAGAAGGAGCACAAGGCCGAGAAGGTGCCTGCGGTGGCCAACTACATCATGAAAATCCACAACTTCACGAGCAAATGTCTCTACTGTAACCGCTACCTGCCCACGGACACGCTGCTCAATCACATGCTGATCCACGGGCTGTCCTGCCCCTACTGCCGCTCCACCTTCAACGATGTGGAGAAGATGGCTGCCCACATGCGCATGGTGCACGTGGACGAGGAGATGGGACCTAAAACTGACTCCACCCTGACCTTTGATTTGACATTGCAGCAGGGCAGCCACACGAACATACATCTCCTCGTCACCACCTACAACCTGCGGGATGCTCCTGCCGAATCCGTAGCTTACCACGCTCAGAACACTCCCCCTGTCCCGCCGAAACCGCAGCCCAAAATCCAGGAGAAATCTGACGTACCCGTCAAAAGTTCTCCACAAGCAGCGGTGCCCTACAAAAAAGACGTGGGGAAAACTCTGTGTCCTCTGTGCTTTTCAATCCTAAAAGGCCCCATCTCTGACGCGCTGGCACATCACCTCCGGGAGAGGCACCAGGTGATTCAGACGGTTCACCCCGTGGAGAAGAAGCTGACCTACAAGTGCATCCACTGCCTGGGCGTGTACACGAGCAACATGACGGCCTCCACCATAACGCTGCACCTGGTGCACTGCAGGGGCGTGGGCAAGACCCAGAACgggcaggacaaggggacaTCGTCCCGGCTGGGCCAGTCCCCCGCGGCCGCGCCGGTGAAACGCGCCTACGAACACATGGAGTTCCCCCtgatgaagaagaggaagatggACGACGATGACTCCCCCTCTGCCTTTGAGGAGAAGCCTGAAGAACCTGTAGTCCTAGCACTGGACCCCAAGGGTCACGAAGATGATTCATACGAAGCCAGGAAAACATTtcttacaaaatatttcaataagCAGCCCTACCCCACTCGGAGAGAGATCGAAAAGCTGGCGGCCAGCTTGTGGCTCTGGAAATCTGACATCGCATCTCACTTCAGcaacaaaaggaagaaatgtgTTAGGGATTGTGAAAAATACAAACCCGGGGTGCTGCTGGGCTTCAACATGAAAGAGCTGAACAAAGTCAAACACGAGATGGATTTTGATGCTGAATGGCTGTTTGAAAACCACGACGAGAAGAATTCCAGAGTCAATGTCAGTAAGACTGTtgataaaaaaatcaacttAGAAAAAGACAATGACAGTTCCTCAGACAGCTATGAAAACCTAGAGGAGGAATACGGCGAGAGCCGCAGTCCCTTTGGCCAGCACGTCTCTGACATGGGTGGGAAGCCCTCATCCGACAGCACAGTGCAGAACCCCCAGGACAGCCTAGCCAAGGAAATCATGGAGGAAAACACGTTACAGTCTCCAGAGAAGGCTGAGCAAAAACAAGAGGAAAGCTCTAAATACGAAGAGATGATTGCTGCTGAAGAGCCAACAAAACTGGTAGGTGACGTTTCAGATAGTGAAGGTGATCAGGATGAGCAGGATGATGCAGTGGAATGGAAAGATGGAGCTTCCCAGTCTGAAAGCGggcctggctcccagcaggttTCAGATTTTGAAGATAATGCCTTGGAGGTAAAACCAGAAGTGTGGACAGATGAATCTTCCCAAAGCGAAGATGCCGGGAGCAGTAAACCCACTGTGGAGGCCAAGGGGGGTGGATCTGAAAGTGATGAAGAGCAGTCAAAGTGGAAGAATCGTTCCTATGGAAAAGTAGAAGGGTTTTGGTCCAAGGACCAGTCGCAATGGAAAAACGCCTCCGAGCTGGAGGAGAGCCTGGCCAGCGAGCAGATGGAGTGGCAGAGCAGCACAATGGACAGCGAGGACGGCGAGGGCTTCGGGGCCGTGGGGGCCGAGCCCATGCACGGCAGCCTGCCCGGGGTGGAGCTCAGCAGCCAGCAGGCGTGAGCGGCTCTGCCCCGCGTGGCACTGCCGGGCACggctccctgccagctgctcctgccccgggcacggctccctgccagctgctcctgccccgggcacggctccctgccagctgctcctgccccgggcactgctccctgccagctgctcctgccccgggcacggctccctgccagctgctcctgccccggggcatGTACAGACCTGCTGGCCGAGGGGCTGGGAGTTCCTGCTGGGATGAGCACAGTAACTTAATGTGAAAATGGATACGCCGGTGGCTCCAGAATgcacacagagaaaagcagaggaTTATTTTATCTGCATTTTCAACCCTCCTTTCACCTTGTCCATGTTGAGTTGTGTCTTTCCAAGAGGCCCCTCTCCGGTAGCGCCGTGCCAGCAACCCGGTGCCCTGTATAGCAGACTCTGGGGAAATGGAGTTTTCATGTATCATTCTGAATAGTTGAAATGTATATTTGTACAGTCTTTTAGACCTATTCAAGTGAAGCTTATGGAACTGTTCTTGTGTACCCATCATAgatctgtttctcttttttagTGTTGCCCTGCTGTGTAATAAATGCTGTATCTAGTTTCCCTAGCAAAGCTTGAGACTGCTCTAGTATGAATTTTGACAGACTTAGTTTTTGCACATAACCTTGTACAATCTCCAACCAGAGGCCAGCAACATAAGAATATATCTGGGCTCTGTTGTATTATAGAATTTTCTTGTTCTGAATATCCTTGACATGACAACTGATGACAAACATATTTCAGAGCCATTTTCTGAAATCTTTtaagctaaaaaagaaaaatcacatgcAAGAAACAAGTTTGCAGCTACTAATTTTGACACCTTTTAGATCTGTATAAAAGTGTATTGTGTTGAAGCAGCACACTGAGACAAAGTGCTGGGTTTGGATATTTAGTTTTATCTTTAGTTAACACCAACAAGGTGTTGTATTCATTTATACCATCTAATATATGACACACTGTTGTAGTATGTATAATTTTGTGATCTTTATTTCCCTTTGTATTCTTCATTTAAGCATCTAAATAAATTGCTGTATTGTGCttaatgtaaatatttgctttattaCATGCAAGTGTTCCATTCCTGGTTGGTAAATCCCACCTCACTATATTCATTCCTCCTTTTTTGCCTCTGTTTTTCCAAgtgctccccagccctgctggggcctctctgtTTAGTACTTACTGAATACTTATCTCCTTCAAGGTTATTGAGAGTCTGCAGAGTAACTTGGGCTGAAATGTGTTGTTCCTGTTCAGTGCTGTAGAGCACAGTTATAAATAGCTTTGTACTGGTTTGCTTGCTCTGCATCCTGGGGAAAGGAGGTCTGTGAATTCCCCGATGAACAGAGATTTGATTTCACCTGGGAAATCCTCCCCTGAGTGTCCAGAGCACTGGGCCTGGGGGCCAGGAGGGCAGTGCTTTGGAATACTGCCCCTTCCCACGGGGACGAGCACAAGCCTGGGCCAGCCTGGAAGGTGAAGTAAACTGAACGCCAGAAAAACTGACCCGGAGTTTGTTCAAAGCTGTGCTTGGTTTGGCCAGGCCAGGCCTGCAGTGTGGCCCCTGTGCAGGGAGCTGAGGAGGAGATTTACTGAGGGGACTCTGCTGTGATGaggaaaaaacctcttcctCAGTGCATGGGGAAGTGCAGCAGCCTTTATCTGTTTAGCAGTGACACAAACGATTTGGTATCCTTTTATCAATGTGCATCACATTTGTCTCAGTACCTGGTACGGCAGTC
It includes:
- the ADNP gene encoding activity-dependent neuroprotector homeobox protein isoform X2; its protein translation is MMPRKAFLSQKEKQARARERDMLKKRRRRQDYLKRSVEPQKNTETIKWHRDDEKRRENEQVKDKDIKKRWRQDERERRKNVDAMNWHREEEKRENERETMFQLPVNNLGSLRKARKTVKKILSDIGLEYCKEHIEDFKQFEPNDFYLKNTTWEDVGLWDPSLTKNQDYRTKPFCCSACPFSSKFFSAYKSHFRNVHSEDFENRILLNCPYCTFNADKKTLETHIKIFHAPNANTPSGGISTFKDKNKHESLKPKQADSVEQAVYYCKKCTYRDPLYEIVRKHIYREHFQHVAAPYVAKGGEKSLNGAVPLSSSAREEGGIHCKRCLFMPKSYEALVQHVIEDHERIGYQVTAMIGHTNVVVPRSKPLMLIAPKPQDKKPMGLPQRMGALSAGSVRSLSSQQMMNRLTIPKPTLNSAGVNMMSNVHLQQNNYGVKSVPPSYVGQPGGRLSLSGNAPVSLSQQSQSMKQFSASGNGRPYTLGGEQRSQASARYSLQSANSSSLSSAQLKQTSLSQSQAASRALGQSGSKSPVAATGPSAVNTSSTQKWKICTICNELFPENVYSVHFEKEHKAEKVPAVANYIMKIHNFTSKCLYCNRYLPTDTLLNHMLIHGLSCPYCRSTFNDVEKMAAHMRMVHVDEEMGPKTDSTLTFDLTLQQGSHTNIHLLVTTYNLRDAPAESVAYHAQNTPPVPPKPQPKIQEKSDVPVKSSPQAAVPYKKDVGKTLCPLCFSILKGPISDALAHHLRERHQVIQTVHPVEKKLTYKCIHCLGVYTSNMTASTITLHLVHCRGVGKTQNGQDKGTSSRLGQSPAAAPVKRAYEHMEFPLMKKRKMDDDDSPSAFEEKPEEPVVLALDPKGHEDDSYEARKTFLTKYFNKQPYPTRREIEKLAASLWLWKSDIASHFSNKRKKCVRDCEKYKPGVLLGFNMKELNKVKHEMDFDAEWLFENHDEKNSRVNVSKTVDKKINLEKDNDSSSDSYENLEEEYGESRSPFGQHVSDMGGKPSSDSTVQNPQDSLAKEIMEENTLQSPEKAEQKQEESSKYEEMIAAEEPTKLVGDVSDSEGDQDEQDDAVEWKDGASQSESGPGSQQVSDFEDNALEVKPEVWTDESSQSEDAGSSKPTVEAKGGGSESDEEQSKWKNRSYGKVEGFWSKDQSQWKNASELEESLASEQMEWQSSTMDSEDGEGFGAVGAEPMHGSLPGVELSSQQA
- the ADNP gene encoding activity-dependent neuroprotector homeobox protein isoform X1, which encodes MEYCMLGTSAFHKVQQQLMMPRKAFLSQKEKQARARERDMLKKRRRRQDYLKRSVEPQKNTETIKWHRDDEKRRENEQVKDKDIKKRWRQDERERRKNVDAMNWHREEEKRENERETMFQLPVNNLGSLRKARKTVKKILSDIGLEYCKEHIEDFKQFEPNDFYLKNTTWEDVGLWDPSLTKNQDYRTKPFCCSACPFSSKFFSAYKSHFRNVHSEDFENRILLNCPYCTFNADKKTLETHIKIFHAPNANTPSGGISTFKDKNKHESLKPKQADSVEQAVYYCKKCTYRDPLYEIVRKHIYREHFQHVAAPYVAKGGEKSLNGAVPLSSSAREEGGIHCKRCLFMPKSYEALVQHVIEDHERIGYQVTAMIGHTNVVVPRSKPLMLIAPKPQDKKPMGLPQRMGALSAGSVRSLSSQQMMNRLTIPKPTLNSAGVNMMSNVHLQQNNYGVKSVPPSYVGQPGGRLSLSGNAPVSLSQQSQSMKQFSASGNGRPYTLGGEQRSQASARYSLQSANSSSLSSAQLKQTSLSQSQAASRALGQSGSKSPVAATGPSAVNTSSTQKWKICTICNELFPENVYSVHFEKEHKAEKVPAVANYIMKIHNFTSKCLYCNRYLPTDTLLNHMLIHGLSCPYCRSTFNDVEKMAAHMRMVHVDEEMGPKTDSTLTFDLTLQQGSHTNIHLLVTTYNLRDAPAESVAYHAQNTPPVPPKPQPKIQEKSDVPVKSSPQAAVPYKKDVGKTLCPLCFSILKGPISDALAHHLRERHQVIQTVHPVEKKLTYKCIHCLGVYTSNMTASTITLHLVHCRGVGKTQNGQDKGTSSRLGQSPAAAPVKRAYEHMEFPLMKKRKMDDDDSPSAFEEKPEEPVVLALDPKGHEDDSYEARKTFLTKYFNKQPYPTRREIEKLAASLWLWKSDIASHFSNKRKKCVRDCEKYKPGVLLGFNMKELNKVKHEMDFDAEWLFENHDEKNSRVNVSKTVDKKINLEKDNDSSSDSYENLEEEYGESRSPFGQHVSDMGGKPSSDSTVQNPQDSLAKEIMEENTLQSPEKAEQKQEESSKYEEMIAAEEPTKLVGDVSDSEGDQDEQDDAVEWKDGASQSESGPGSQQVSDFEDNALEVKPEVWTDESSQSEDAGSSKPTVEAKGGGSESDEEQSKWKNRSYGKVEGFWSKDQSQWKNASELEESLASEQMEWQSSTMDSEDGEGFGAVGAEPMHGSLPGVELSSQQA